A section of the Acropora muricata isolate sample 2 chromosome 4, ASM3666990v1, whole genome shotgun sequence genome encodes:
- the LOC136913782 gene encoding uncharacterized protein, giving the protein MRDKSSVDIDQFKRYLEVLIGDKDQEKVLDLISKVHSKRQCIRNRESGLASDFFAQLAEVKPREICDVSWVDILGVPDQVGSDPKNLRWEDVLLSESAPVFQDIQLRNPDTFMAGGIHADTGSWETILQENPRKEQILGWIRNKVNITDFIVPYRGKFKGSMYKSDFPPRSNHRSCKKFSDFVSKEILKRVKTGALRVWGRVGFVDPPYLVLPLTVEPTKPRLCLDARFLNLWMRDQPFTLDGLVDVPRYVYKGSYMSKCDDKSGYDHVLLTVSSQTYVGFQWESCYLVCATLPFGWKISPYIYHTIGSAATTFFRSIGIPCSLYIDDRLTGEIMTGTGSWSVPPEARDKEYRYKAAMAALWCVLVVLAKLGYTIGISKSVLCPTTSLEYFGFIVDSVSQCFRVPSRKIVAWAFLRESILAHKESVHVKSLQRFQGKCISFSLAVPAAKLFIREISRGIGRVSSSGFVCLTQDLREELEYWRFLDTWEESVPWRSEYHMRMSVSSDASGFG; this is encoded by the exons ATGAGAGATAAAAGTAGTGTTGATATTGACCAGTTTAAAAGATATCTGGAGGTCCTTATTGGTGATAAGGATCAGGAGAAGGTTTTGGATCTTATCTCTAAA GTCCATTCGAAAAGACAATGTATTAGGAACAGGGAGTCCGGTTTGGCGAGTGACTTTTTTGCACAATTAGCCGAGGTTAAGCCTCGAGAAATTTGCGATGTCTCATGGGTAGATATTCTGGGGGTTCCCGATCAGGTTGGGAGCGATCCTAAAAATTTGAGATGGGAAGACGTTTTATTATCTGAGTCTGCCCCAGTCTTCCAGGACATCCAATTAAGGAATCCTGACACTTTTATGGCTGGTGGTATCCATGCTGACACTGGTAGTTGGGAAACTATTCTTCAGGAAAACCCGCGTAAAGAACAGATTTTGGGTTGGATTCGTAATAAAGTGAACATTACTGACTTTATTGTTCCTTATCGAGGGAAGTTTAAAGGTTCCATGTATAAGTCAGATTTTCCTCCTAGGTCAAACCATCGATCATGTAAGAAGTTTTCAGATTTTGTTTCCAAGGAGATTTTGAAGAGAGTTAAGACAGGAGCGTTGAGAGTCTGGGGGAGGGTTGGTTTCGTTGATCCACCCTATTTAGTTTTGCCATTGACCGTTGAACCCACTAAACCAAGGTTGTGTCTAGACGCCAGGTTTTTAAACTTATGGATGCGGGATCAGCCTTTTACTCTGGATGGGCTTGTCGATGTGCCTCGGTACGTTTACAAAGGGTCCTACATGTCAAAGTGTGATGATAAATCCGGTTATGATCATGTTCTTTTGACTGTGTCGTCACAAACGTATGTGGGTTTTCAATGGGAAAGTTGTTATTTGGTATGTGCAACTTTACCCTTTGGTTGGAAGATTTCTCCGTACATTTACCATACGATTGGTTCCGCAGCGACTACCTTTTTTCGTTCAATCGGTATACCATGCTCTTTGTATATTGATGATCGACTTACAGGAGAAATTATGACCGGTACAGGGTCATGGTCAGTACCTCCAGAGGCCAGGGACAAGGAATATAGGTATAAGGCTGCTATGGCGGCTCTCTGGTGTGTACTAGTGGTCCTGGCGAAACTCGGATACACCATTGGTATCTCTAAGTCTGTGTTATGCCCAACAACTTCTTTGGAATATTTTGGTTTCATAGTTGATTCTGTCAGCCAATGTTTTCGGGTTCCATCTCGGAAGATAGTGGCATGGGCTTTTTTACGTGAGTCTATTCTGGCTCATAAAGAGTCAGTTCATGTGAAAAGTTTGCAACGCTTTCAGGGTAAATGCATATCTTTCTCCCTGGCTGTTCCGGCTGCCAAGTTATTCATTCGCGAGATAAGCCGTGGGATTGGGAGAGTTTCATCGAGCGGTTTTGTGTGTCTAACTCAGGATTTGCGCGAAGAGTTAGAGTACTGGCGTTTTCTTGATACTTGGGAGGAATCGGTGCCATGGCGTAGTGAATACCACATGCGAATGTCTGTCTCATCTGATGCCTCGGGGTTTGGTTAG